TGGACAAGAAACATTCTCTATTACCACTAGCCGTCCGGTCTTGTTGGAGCAGCCAAAGAGTCGTGGGGGCTTGACTGTTTTCTGCAGAGATTTAGATATTTGATAGTCCTTCTTTCCTCCCAGAGCCGTCCAGAACGACGCTACAGAGAGAAATCAGGGTTAATTTCAGATAATATATTACTAAATTTAACAGCTGGATTCTTTTGCTTTGACAACAACTCTAGCACGTGTTTCCTCCAAGACACatactgtccaccactgtttCTTTTTGCTTTAGCTGGCACTgtctctcagagagagagaggcaaggTTTATTGGCAAAATAAGATAAACAAGgcagtaatacacacacacacacatacgcacacacacgcaaacacataATATGCTATGTTAATTGCTATTACCTGGTTCTTTGCCTTCGTCCACGTTGGTGGACTTCCCTCCTAGGACAGAGACCACATGTTTGGCACTGTCCACTTCATCTGAGCTCGCCCCAACACCCTTCCACACAAACAGACTATCAGGGGTCTTCAGCACGAAAACATCGTTAGTGTTCAGATTGGAGGCCCTGGGATTTacctacacatacacaaacacacaaacacacagaaagagagagagagagagagagagagagagagagagagagagagaaaaagagataacCAGGGCTTAAAAGGAGACATTATGAAAGACCTTGTTTACACTTAAACCTCAGAATTGGAGGGAAATTGATAAACTGGTCGACTTCCCCTTTTTGTAAGTGTATTGATTCTTGTGTCTGGTATTATCTGGTATCAGATCAAATTGAAATCCAGTCTTATTGTCCATATCTACTGTTCAGTTACTGGTCAGTCGTTATTCATATGACCTCTGTCCTCACCTCCACCGCTCTGGTGGACTTGGCAGAGCTGGTGCGAATGTGAAACAAGCGAATGCTCCCAGACTGGCTCTGTCCATCTTTGCGAGACGTGCCTCCACTGTGGATGATCATGGGCTTGCCCTTAAAAATACTCATCAGGTGGGGGGGCTCCTGACCCTGGGTCACTCGAACCTGAACAGAGACAGATTTAGACACAAACACCAGAcagagtttatttaaaaatataaaatagagACAATTCAACGTGGAGATCTGCCAGTTGATTCCAGCATTGAGCAGCAGATACATTCTACTTAGTTGGAGGTCTAGGGATGACTAGTTGCCCAGTCTCaaatctttatatatttaatatctcATTGTATAcgattttattttttctgattCAAACACTCAAATAGTTTTGTTATTATTGGCatgaaacagaaacatttcTCTGATAAATACTGCCTCCTGGAGTTTGGAGCTGTGTGTTATGGGCATTATGTGCTACCACGCACATAACAacttataattatatattttttcacaaataaGAAGAGCATTGCTCTTGATAATGTGGTCTATCAAAGGTAAACACCATATATTAACAATGTATGGCATCTGTTTATCTTATAACTATGATATAGCTAATATCTGTTAAGTATTTTCACAGAGactgttgtattgtttttaacATCCAATCATATTTGGGGTCCACCAGACCCACAAACACTGGGTGAAAAACAAAACCATGAACACCACACAAGGGTTAATAGTCTCTAAAGCCAAACTTCTGCCAATCTATTATAAAAGAGTCAATAGCCCCTCAGGGAAAAGTGCACAATTTACATCCTCCTTTCATTCATGACACGTGGCAAACAACTTTTTTTTCTAACATTTATCAAGAAATTGTATGCAGATTACAGTcaatagaaaacaaaaaaattacacaCAATATTCCCTAAATATTCTGCAGGTATTTAAACTACAGTTTTAAAAAGATGTCCGACCTGGACGGGAGCTCCACCCATGGAGTCATCCAGATGTGTGGAAAGGAACGCAGAAGCAGTCAGTTCATCCTGGGTGCACTTTAATCCCtgcctgaaaacacacacacacacacaaaaacaaaaagcaggatttacacataaatatttgaataaatttATAAGTATTCCGGGCAGCACtgtgtcgcagcaggtagtgtcgcatttacacagctccagggaccaagtcccactctgtgtctgtgaggagtttggtgtgctctctctgtgactgcgtgggtttcctccgtgtgctctagtttcctcacggtgcaaaaacacacgttggtacatggcctggtgactcaaaagtgtccataggtgtgagtgtgtgtgctagtgtgtcggtgtgtgtgtgtgtttgtgtgtgtgtgtgtgtgtgtgtgtgtgtactgaccaGGTGTAGATGAGGTGCTGCTCTCTGCTGCCCTGTTTGTAGCTGTAGAGAATGATGTAACAGTCTCCTCCATAAAACTGACCGTAAGTGCTGGGTTCAACCGGGACACGCTCTCCTTTCTCCACTCTCCagatctgattaaaaaaaatggtgtTTCAACATCATTTTTGGAGGTAAGAAAATATTAGTCACCATGAGAACCGTTTTTCTGACAGTTGTTATAACTTTTTGAAATTATTATGTGactgtaattatttaataatttgtactttttatatttaaagcagTTCTTATGAGATGAAGAGTCATATCGCTGTACGGACCAGTTAATGTTCCATAAGCTTATTACAGAATTTCTGACACATAGCAGCTGTTTCACAGCTTAAAGAAGAATTATTAGTGATGTTAGTGAACTGCCTTGAGCTGGAGCAGAAACTAAAAGCAGAAATTCTTTACTCAGAATTAACTGGCTGACAATTTACCTGGACTTTTCCAGAGCCGTCGTCCACCATGTTGTGctgggcagccatggccttgtTGGAGTGGAGAGTGGAGGCATCAAAGGGGACCTGCTTCACCTGAGCGATACGCCCAATGGTGTAGGCTTTAGTTGGACCTGTGGTCTGGTACTTATCTTTCCAATCGCTGAAGAACTGCTTAAAGAGTGTGGTTTCGCCCCCTGCTGGCAGCACCTGGATCTAAAGACACAAAGAGGACATACTGTAAATATCTAAACATTAGCTTCATTTATCATTTAACCTGATGAATTTAAAGCAGGCTAATCACCATTTGCTTTGCAAAGAGAATCAGAATTAGAGTCATATTATTAGgtacattttctttatttacaaaGACTTTGTTCGAGCAAGTGCTCATGGAAATAAAAAGATTACTATAAATAACTATtaacatacatttataaatacattttttgcatATAGTAATTCATCAATGCAAAAtcattgtgtgtattctgtttTAGATGTATTTAAGGCCGTGTACCTGTGTTTTGTTGGAGTAATTTTTATCTTTGATGAAATTCTGTGCTGCCGTCATGGCTGCTTTACGCTCACTTGGATTCGCATTGGGGCCTGGGAAACAGAACCAGAAGACGTTCTAAATAACCCCTTAATATAAGTTTGTTGACACTGCACAGCTTATGCAGTTCCCCAGTAATGTTAGAGAGTGGCTAGATGGTCACTATAGTGTTCCaggtgtttattcattcatatgtaAACGTTTATtcaagtcagggtcgcggtgggtccagagcctacctggaatcctacctgggatacaccctggaaggggctccagtccttcacagggcaatacacacactcacacattcagtcacacacactcacacctacggatactttttttgagtcgccaatccacctaccaatgtgtttttggaccgtgggaggaaaccggagcacccggaagaaacccatgccgacacggggagaacacaccaactactcacagacagtcacccggagcgggagtcaaacccacaacatgctgcgccaccatgccccCCTTGCTAGAGTGTTAGTTGGTTGTCCAAGTGATTTCTCATAATACTACACTACTTTATTATAAAAACGATTTATAGCAGTACACTAATTATGTGGTTacataaaaatgatcatttaatagaataaatataaactgtgtTATAAACAATAATCattgtaataatataattataagtTGTGTCTTTAAATCCTTAACAgaaccaaaagaaaaaataaaattttgacTCAAGATGAAGATGCCCTTAATCATCCTCAACCAATTATAAGAATCTAAAGCAGCAGGTTGCCTTCTGTTATTTACTCCACCCACAGAGAGGCACCAGGTGTCTCCACCATAAATATCTCGAAAGCCTCAGAGCCACACCTTTCCACACAAAGACGTTGTTATCCACGCCATTGTCCAGGATGTAGCAGTCATCAGGAGAGAGCATGGCCTGTTTAAACGGACTCGACTGAGCCACTACGGACGTCTTCATGGAGCCAGTGGCATCAGAGATCTAAAACAAGGacccaaaaaacaacaatctATCCATAAATGATGTAAGCAGCTAGTAATCTTTTACTAATCTATACTGTTTGAGTAAAATGAGTGCCATGTTAAATGCCTATATCTGCATTAATTTGATAAGCAATCACAAATAGACTAGTTTCTGGCACAGTTTAATGCCTTAAAATAACAGTTAGAACAGAAGCTGTGTGCTTCACATCTTTAAATATAATACtgctatatttaaatataatatttaatggaGCCTTCATCCATTTCCTCCAGTGATTGTTCATCATGTTGTGAAATATCTGTGATACTGACACCTAGCAGTCTGGATGCATCAGGCATCCTGTAATAAACCTATTAATGTGTTTATGGAGCATTAATAGGTTCCTTCTGGGCCTACAAATCtaattcattattaaatttGGAGCTGCCTTTGACAGACacatgataaaaaaataatgaagaatCTAATTCAAAAATATTGTCTGCTAATTTTGTGGTGATAAAAACAATGGACTTAATCTTCAATGTTAACTGAAGTATGCGCAGGATTGCATTACCAGGTAGAGAGCCCCCTTCTTCTTGTTGCCTGTCTCCACCTGATCATCGTCTGGAGTGGCTGGAGCGATGCTTGGTACTGGGCCCAGAACCTGAAAATGATTGTTTTAGATCGTGTTAAaagtacattcacacacaagaGCTTCAACTCCGGTCCCAAAAATGTGTACATAAGGCACGTAAGACGCTAGAGAATTTATCAGTTATCAGAGAGTTCACTCAAGTGGAAAAGTTACAGTAGTGTGTGGACAGCACAGTAATAATTAAACTATTAAGAGGATTCTTTCTCACTTCAATAAGCTCCTGAGGCTCCAACCCCTCTTCCACCATGGACAGTTTGGCTCGGCCATTCCTCTCGTTGTCTCGAATATCTATGGCAACCTGAGAGGCCTTCAACTTCTCAAAGCGGTTACACTCACTACCACTCCACTGGTAGATATCCTGCAAAAGAGAAGAGCcacaaataatatattattaaatgtaataacaacaacaacaacaataataataataattattattattattatttacagagCACCTGAcaatgttttctgtgttttatttttatggaaTTTGGCATGTGCACATATCCACAAAaaccctattatggttcaaatcttacttaacggaacattatcaattcgtaaaagtaaacaatctaaattcaaattattctaaagtaagatttggaattcgacaaggctctattttaggaccattattatttacattatacatgttaccgctaggcacagttataagaaaccatgacacataactttcactgttatgcagacgacacgcaattttatatttcagccaagcccgatgacaaacacagattaaagaaaatagagtactgtgtaaaagacgtgaaaggctggatgttgcgtaact
This window of the Hoplias malabaricus isolate fHopMal1 chromosome Y, fHopMal1.hap1, whole genome shotgun sequence genome carries:
- the LOC136677767 gene encoding scinderin-like — protein: MVVHKEFTTAGKAPGLMIWRIENMDLKPVPKNLYGNFYTGDAYLLLYTSPAPSYCIHMWLGDECSQDESGAAAIFSTQLDDFLGGSPVQFREVQKNESLTFLGYFKSGIKYNKGGVASGFHHVVTNDANVKRLLHVKGRRAIRATEVDFKWGSFNKGDCFIIDLGKDIYQWSGSECNRFEKLKASQVAIDIRDNERNGRAKLSMVEEGLEPQELIEVLGPVPSIAPATPDDDQVETGNKKKGALYLISDATGSMKTSVVAQSSPFKQAMLSPDDCYILDNGVDNNVFVWKGPNANPSERKAAMTAAQNFIKDKNYSNKTQIQVLPAGGETTLFKQFFSDWKDKYQTTGPTKAYTIGRIAQVKQVPFDASTLHSNKAMAAQHNMVDDGSGKVQIWRVEKGERVPVEPSTYGQFYGGDCYIILYSYKQGSREQHLIYTWQGLKCTQDELTASAFLSTHLDDSMGGAPVQVRVTQGQEPPHLMSIFKGKPMIIHSGGTSRKDGQSQSGSIRLFHIRTSSAKSTRAVEVNPRASNLNTNDVFVLKTPDSLFVWKGVGASSDEVDSAKHVVSVLGGKSTNVDEGKEPASFWTALGGKKDYQISKSLQKTVKPPRLFGCSNKTGRLVVEEVPGDFTQSDLATDDVMLLDTWEQIFIWVGNDANEVEKTGAPKLAKEYVDTDPSGRRGIPVTTIKQGSEPPTFTGWFQAWDEHMWDTDPMERIRAQLTKPS